The window CGATCCTAAAGGAAATATTCTTTGGGCAAACGATCAATTTTTAGAAGCTGTGGGTTATTCACTTAATGAAGTTAAGGGTGAGCACCATAGTATATTTGTAGATCATGATTATGCAGAAAGTGCTGAATACAAAAATTTCTGGAAGTCACTAGCATCTGGAAACGCACAAAGTGGAGAATTCAAAAGATTTGATAAGCAAGGAAATGTGCTTTGGTTACAGGCATCTTACACACCTATTCCAGATGATAAGGGTAAAATTGTAAAAGTTATTAAATATGCATTTGATATTACAGAAAAGAAAAGAGCTGAACTAGATGCTGTTGAAACTGCTAAGGAATATCAAGAAATAAAAACTGAGCTTCAAACCAGAATGGATCAGATTAATGTGGCTTGTTTGGTTTCTGAATCAGATTTGAAAGGTAATGTGATTTATGTAAACGATAAGCTTTGCGAGGTCACAGGATATACTCGCGAAGAATGTATGGGACAGCCACACAGTATGTTTAGACATCCAGACTCACCAAAATCAATATTTAAAGAAATGTGGGCTACTATTGGTAGAGGTAGAATCTTCAGGGGTGAAATTAAGAACAAAAAGAAAAATGGGGATCCTTACTATGTGGATGCCATCATTGCACCAGTAATGGGGCCAAACGGAAAGCCAGCTAAATATATTGGGGTAAGATATGATATTACTGAACAAAAGCTGAAAGAAGAAGAAATCCAAAAAGCAATGGAAGAGCAATCGGCTGTAATTGAGGTGATTAGAGCTATGGCTAAAGGTGATCTTACACAAAGAGTAGAAAATGATTCTGATGTAGCAGCAGAAGTAAATGATGCTTTAGATAACTTAAATGAAGTATTAAATAGCATTAATAAAGGAGCTGAGGTAGTCTCTACATCTTCAGGCAACTTATTGAAAAGAAGTGAAGGTATTAAAAATAGTTCTAATGAAGTAGCTTCAGCCATTTCACAAATGGCTAAAGGCGCTCAAGATCAGGCATTAAGAACAGATGAATCTTCGAAATTAGTTGAGGGTGTATTAAAATCTTCTGAGGAAATGCAAGGGAAAGCAGACTTCATTAAGAAAACTGCTGAGGATGGTCAAAAACGATCCGAAGAAGGCCTAAAAATCATCAAGAATTTAGTTCAGAATATGACGGGTATTGATAGCTCTGCAACTAAAACTTCTGAATCAATTGCCATTCTAACTGAGAGAGCTGAAGAAATTGCTAGAACTTTAAATGTTATTACGGATATCGCATCTCAAACTAATTTACTGGCACTAAATGCAGCTATTGAAGCAGCAAGAGCTGGGGATGCAGGTAGAGGTTTTGCGGTTGTAGCTGAGGAGATTAGAAAATTAGCTGAGGATTCAAGAAAATCTGCCGTTGATATTGAAAAAATAATCAGTGATGTTCAGAAAGATACAGTTTCAGCAAGCAAAGCAATAGAAAGTATGCAGACTAGTGTAAAGGAAGGCGGCAATGCTACTAAAGATGCTGAAAATATATTTGTTGAGATTGCAGGCTCAAGCGATACAACTTTCCAACATTCAAAAGAGATTTTAACAGCTTCAAATGGTCAAAAGGAAGCGATTGAAGCAGTTGTGAAAAATATTGAACAAATAGTAGTAGTGGCTGAAGAAACAGCTGCCGGAACGCAACAGGTGGCAAGCTCATCTCAGGAGTTGAATGCAGGTATGGTTGAAGTAACAGATGCTAGTAATCAGCTAAGTCAAATTGCTGAAGAGTTGAAAGCAGGAATCAAAAAATTCACTTTAACTAAAGCATAATATGGAAGCTGTAAAGGAACAAAAGATAAAAGAAAACGAGCAAAAATCTCAGCTAATTATATTTCGATTAGGTGATGAAGAATACGGATTGCAGATAGGTCAAATCAAAGAAGTTGTACCTACTCCGCATATTACTCGCTTGCCACAAACTCCTCCTTATGTGAAGGGAGTGGCCAATATCAGAGGGAATATTATTGCTGTAGTTGATTTAGAAGAGAAGTTTGGATTGAAAGGAGAGAATGATTCCAATGCAAATAATTATACACTAGTAGTGGAAAGTGATCAAATTAAAATGGGAGTATTGGTGAGAGAGCTACCTAATACATTAAATGTTAAGAAATCTCATATAGAAGATTCAGCTAACATTATACAAGATGGTGGAGCTGAGCAGTCATACATAAAGGGTATAGTAAAGCTGGAAGACAGATTAATCATCATGTTGGATGTTTTCAAGACTATGTCAGAGAATGAATTAAATACAGTATTTAAAAATAATAAAGTTCATGAAACCGTTTGAGCATGCATTGAATTTAGGTGACATGATTGTCACAAATGAGCCTACCAACATTGCGTGTTATGGATTAGGATCATGTGTTGGACTTTTCATCTACGATAGAGTAAATAAAATATCAGGAGCGGCTCATGTAGTTCTTTCAGATGAATTAGAAAAGCACACGACTTATAATGCAAAAACAGCCTTTGAAAAGATTATTGAAGAAATAGAAAAAATAGGAGGTAATAAAAATGCATTAAGGGCAAAAATA is drawn from Marivirga arenosa and contains these coding sequences:
- a CDS encoding chemotaxis protein CheW, producing MEAVKEQKIKENEQKSQLIIFRLGDEEYGLQIGQIKEVVPTPHITRLPQTPPYVKGVANIRGNIIAVVDLEEKFGLKGENDSNANNYTLVVESDQIKMGVLVRELPNTLNVKKSHIEDSANIIQDGGAEQSYIKGIVKLEDRLIIMLDVFKTMSENELNTVFKNNKVHETV
- a CDS encoding chemotaxis protein CheD → MKPFEHALNLGDMIVTNEPTNIACYGLGSCVGLFIYDRVNKISGAAHVVLSDELEKHTTYNAKTAFEKIIEEIEKIGGNKNALRAKIVGGANLFNTGFKTGENNVKALKKLILDNKIYLAGQDTGGSKSRTARFNTINGNLSVSSQNLKYAI
- a CDS encoding methyl-accepting chemotaxis protein, giving the protein MVKAATKLEENIKTKSGESLRPQSNGQDLENHIAAVNNSFASIEFDPKGNILWANDQFLEAVGYSLNEVKGEHHSIFVDHDYAESAEYKNFWKSLASGNAQSGEFKRFDKQGNVLWLQASYTPIPDDKGKIVKVIKYAFDITEKKRAELDAVETAKEYQEIKTELQTRMDQINVACLVSESDLKGNVIYVNDKLCEVTGYTREECMGQPHSMFRHPDSPKSIFKEMWATIGRGRIFRGEIKNKKKNGDPYYVDAIIAPVMGPNGKPAKYIGVRYDITEQKLKEEEIQKAMEEQSAVIEVIRAMAKGDLTQRVENDSDVAAEVNDALDNLNEVLNSINKGAEVVSTSSGNLLKRSEGIKNSSNEVASAISQMAKGAQDQALRTDESSKLVEGVLKSSEEMQGKADFIKKTAEDGQKRSEEGLKIIKNLVQNMTGIDSSATKTSESIAILTERAEEIARTLNVITDIASQTNLLALNAAIEAARAGDAGRGFAVVAEEIRKLAEDSRKSAVDIEKIISDVQKDTVSASKAIESMQTSVKEGGNATKDAENIFVEIAGSSDTTFQHSKEILTASNGQKEAIEAVVKNIEQIVVVAEETAAGTQQVASSSQELNAGMVEVTDASNQLSQIAEELKAGIKKFTLTKA